A stretch of Paenibacillus sp. URB8-2 DNA encodes these proteins:
- a CDS encoding methionine ABC transporter ATP-binding protein: MITVTNLNKSYFTRSGTVPALRDINLHIEKGEIFGIIGFSGAGKSTLIRCLNRLEEPDSGQIVIGETVITDLKERELRLARRKIGMIFQQFNLFDSKTVFENVAFPLKVAGYPKAEVKRRVGDILELVKLTGKAGSYPSQLSGGQKQRVGIARALAGEPDVLLSDEATSALDPQTTYSILELLGDINRNLGLTIVLITHEMDVLRHICSGAAVIEGGRIVESAPVRQLFQDPQSDTAKRFAGIFDFYKSGHNGHIPEPAEKEAVLR, translated from the coding sequence ATGATCACCGTGACTAATCTGAACAAGAGTTACTTCACTCGCAGCGGAACGGTTCCGGCGCTTCGGGATATTAATCTGCATATCGAAAAAGGAGAAATATTCGGCATTATCGGCTTCAGCGGCGCAGGGAAATCCACGCTGATCCGCTGTCTGAACCGGCTGGAGGAGCCGGATTCGGGCCAGATTGTGATCGGCGAGACGGTTATTACCGACCTGAAGGAGCGTGAACTGCGGCTGGCCCGCCGCAAGATCGGGATGATTTTTCAGCAGTTTAATCTGTTCGATTCCAAGACAGTCTTTGAAAATGTCGCGTTTCCGCTGAAGGTGGCAGGGTATCCCAAGGCGGAGGTGAAGCGGCGTGTCGGGGACATTCTGGAGCTGGTGAAGCTTACGGGCAAGGCGGGCAGCTATCCTTCCCAGCTGAGCGGAGGGCAGAAGCAGCGGGTAGGCATAGCCAGGGCGCTGGCCGGAGAGCCGGATGTGCTGCTGTCGGACGAAGCGACCTCGGCGCTCGATCCGCAGACGACCTATTCCATTCTGGAGCTGCTCGGGGATATTAACCGCAACCTGGGCCTTACCATCGTGCTGATTACGCATGAAATGGATGTTCTTCGCCACATTTGCAGCGGCGCCGCCGTAATTGAGGGAGGACGCATCGTCGAGAGCGCTCCCGTCCGCCAGTTGTTTCAAGACCCGCAGAGCGATACGGCCAAGCGGTTCGCCGGAATTTTCGACTTCTACAAGAGCGGACATAATGGACACATTCCGGAACCGGCGGAAAAGGAGGCGGTGCTGCGATGA
- the hydA gene encoding dihydropyrimidinase has protein sequence MKKIIKNGTIVTAADTFAGDVAIENGIITEIGLNLQGEGAEIVDASGCYVFPGGVDPHTHLDMPFGGTVTADDFETGTIAAAYGGTTTVIDFCLTSKGLPLQQAVNTWHEKSQDKAVIDYSFHLMVSELNDTVLAELPQIIENEGITSLKVFMAYKNVLQADDGTLFKTLQAAKKEGALVMVHAENGDVIDYLVSTALAEGNTDPIYHALTRPPELEGEATGRAAYLTELTDSQLYVVHVTCAEAAWKIEEARKKGLRVYGETCPQYLVLDQTALEKPDFEGAKYVWSPPLREQWNQDVLWKSLWNGSLQTIGSDQCSFNFKGQKELGLGDFSKIPNGGPTIEDRFTILYSEGVEKGRISLNKFVDIISTTSAKLFGLFPQKGTIAVGSDADIVIFDPAVQRTLSAETHHMNVDYNAFEGFEVKGEPVSVLSRGEFVIRDKQFVGKAGAGKYLQRKRFGTAPVVPAKAEISGGVV, from the coding sequence ATGAAGAAGATCATCAAGAACGGAACGATTGTGACGGCGGCGGACACGTTTGCCGGGGATGTCGCCATCGAGAACGGCATCATTACGGAAATCGGGCTTAACCTTCAAGGGGAAGGCGCCGAGATCGTTGACGCTTCCGGCTGTTATGTCTTCCCGGGCGGGGTCGATCCGCATACGCATCTGGATATGCCGTTTGGGGGCACCGTGACGGCTGACGACTTCGAGACGGGCACCATCGCCGCTGCCTATGGCGGCACGACGACGGTGATCGACTTCTGCCTGACGAGCAAGGGGCTGCCTCTCCAGCAGGCGGTGAACACCTGGCATGAGAAGTCGCAGGACAAAGCCGTGATCGACTACAGCTTCCACTTGATGGTGTCCGAGCTGAACGACACGGTGCTCGCCGAGCTGCCGCAAATCATCGAGAACGAAGGCATCACTTCCCTTAAAGTGTTCATGGCTTACAAAAATGTGCTCCAGGCCGACGACGGCACACTCTTCAAGACGCTCCAGGCCGCCAAAAAAGAAGGCGCGCTCGTCATGGTCCACGCCGAGAACGGTGATGTCATCGACTATCTCGTGAGCACGGCGCTAGCCGAGGGCAATACCGATCCGATCTACCATGCGCTGACCCGGCCGCCGGAACTTGAGGGCGAGGCCACGGGCCGCGCCGCCTATCTGACCGAGCTGACCGACTCGCAGCTCTATGTCGTGCATGTAACCTGCGCCGAAGCGGCGTGGAAGATCGAGGAGGCCCGCAAGAAAGGGCTGCGCGTCTATGGCGAGACCTGCCCGCAGTATCTTGTGCTTGACCAGACCGCGTTGGAGAAGCCGGACTTCGAAGGAGCCAAATACGTCTGGTCACCGCCGCTGCGTGAGCAGTGGAACCAGGACGTGCTGTGGAAATCCCTCTGGAACGGCAGTCTGCAGACCATCGGCTCCGACCAATGTTCCTTTAACTTCAAGGGCCAGAAGGAGCTGGGCCTTGGTGATTTCTCGAAAATTCCGAACGGGGGGCCGACGATTGAAGACCGGTTCACCATTTTGTACTCGGAAGGCGTGGAAAAAGGACGCATCTCGCTGAACAAGTTCGTGGATATTATCTCAACTACCAGCGCGAAGCTGTTCGGCCTGTTCCCGCAAAAAGGGACGATCGCCGTCGGCAGCGACGCCGATATCGTCATTTTCGATCCGGCGGTGCAGCGGACCCTTTCTGCCGAAACTCATCATATGAATGTCGACTATAATGCCTTTGAAGGCTTTGAGGTGAAGGGAGAGCCGGTATCCGTGCTGAGCCGCGGCGAGTTCGTTATCCGCGACAAGCAGTTTGTGGGCAAGGCAGGCGCCGGCAAGTATCTGCAGCGCAAACGGTTCGGAACCGCTCCGGTGGTGCCGGCCAAAGCCGAGATCAGTGGAGGGGTGGTTTAA
- the preA gene encoding NAD-dependent dihydropyrimidine dehydrogenase subunit PreA: MADLSIDLAGIKSPNPFWLASAPPTNTGYQVQRAFEAGWGGAVWKTLGDPIINTSSRFAAVNFNGQRVAGFNNIELITDRPLDVNLKEIYETKKRFPNHAVVASLMVEPTQEKWHEIVKRVEDVGVDGLELNFGCPHGMAERGMGAASGQQPDLVEAQTYWVKEVATTPVIVKLTPNITDITVTARHAVKGGADAISLINTINSLAGVDIHSWNTIPHIGGKGAHGGYCGPAVKPIALNMVAECARHPEVTVPISGIGGISTWQDVVEFMLMGSTAIQVCTAAMHHGFRIVEEMIDGLNNYLDEKGLASVTELTGKSVSKYSNWGDLNLNYKVVARINEDNCINCNKCHIACEDTSHQCIDMLTNAEGKAILKVREEDCVGCNLCSIVCPAEGAIDMVEVDSGLPPMTWNERQRVVGSLSGSYSKAEVV; the protein is encoded by the coding sequence ATGGCAGATTTGAGCATCGATCTCGCAGGAATCAAGTCCCCCAATCCGTTCTGGCTGGCCTCGGCCCCGCCTACCAATACAGGCTATCAGGTGCAGCGCGCTTTCGAAGCGGGCTGGGGAGGAGCCGTATGGAAGACGCTTGGCGATCCGATCATCAACACGTCCTCGCGCTTTGCCGCCGTTAATTTTAACGGGCAGCGCGTGGCGGGCTTCAACAATATCGAGCTGATTACGGACCGTCCGCTTGATGTCAATCTGAAGGAAATCTACGAGACCAAGAAGCGATTCCCGAATCACGCCGTGGTCGCCTCCCTGATGGTAGAACCCACGCAGGAGAAGTGGCATGAAATCGTCAAAAGAGTCGAGGATGTCGGCGTGGACGGCCTGGAGCTGAACTTTGGCTGTCCGCACGGGATGGCCGAGCGCGGCATGGGCGCCGCTTCCGGCCAGCAGCCCGATCTGGTGGAGGCGCAGACGTATTGGGTAAAAGAAGTGGCGACAACACCCGTCATCGTCAAGCTGACGCCGAACATTACCGATATTACGGTGACGGCCCGCCATGCCGTCAAGGGAGGCGCCGACGCGATCAGCCTGATCAATACGATTAACAGTCTCGCGGGAGTGGACATTCATTCGTGGAACACGATCCCCCATATCGGCGGTAAGGGAGCTCATGGCGGTTACTGCGGCCCGGCCGTCAAGCCGATCGCGCTGAACATGGTTGCCGAATGCGCCCGGCATCCCGAGGTCACCGTTCCGATCTCGGGCATCGGCGGCATTTCCACCTGGCAGGACGTTGTCGAGTTCATGCTGATGGGTTCCACCGCGATCCAGGTGTGTACGGCGGCCATGCATCACGGCTTCCGCATCGTCGAGGAAATGATCGACGGATTGAACAACTACCTGGATGAGAAGGGCCTCGCATCCGTGACCGAGCTGACCGGTAAGTCGGTGTCCAAATATTCGAACTGGGGCGACCTTAACCTCAACTATAAAGTAGTGGCCCGGATCAACGAGGACAACTGCATCAACTGCAACAAATGCCATATTGCCTGCGAAGACACTTCGCATCAATGCATCGACATGCTGACCAATGCGGAAGGCAAGGCGATTCTGAAGGTGCGCGAGGAGGATTGTGTCGGCTGCAACCTGTGCTCCATCGTCTGCCCGGCGGAGGGCGCTATCGACATGGTGGAGGTGGACAGCGGCCTGCCGCCGATGACGTGGAACGAGCGTCAGCGCGTCGTCGGCAGCTTAAGCGGTTCGTATTCCAAAGCGGAGGTGGTTTGA
- a CDS encoding NAD(P)-dependent oxidoreductase, producing MEPTSPLTAFSPDMFMRNFAESEPGLTRKGAAEESNRCLYCYDAPCIKACPTGINIPSFIKRIATDNLKGAAHTIMESNPVGASCARVCPTEELCEGACVLNDASEPIQIGLLQRYATDWAMNNDVTLFKAGSLSGKKVAVIGGGPAGLSAARELAREGFSVVIYEARELAGGLDTHGIVSFRLPQSVSLWEVEQVEKLGVEIRTGVKVGTDVTVDELKAEYDAIVLAAGMGYVPGLGIPGEELDGVYDAIKLVESTKTGVSNLQLTGQRVAVIGAGNTAIDAATCSVRLGAANVKMVYRRTREEMTAYDFEYEFAKQEGVEFSWLTLPKRIIGDGLGKVTGLECVSMKLTGETGGDGRLKPMPVEGSEFIMPVDAVVLAIGQMRHTGLIEHLGLEHEWGVVTIDEATHRTSDPQIYAAGDIVFGFGKGEAMVVSAAQQGKTAAHAIIKQFSPQQDSVVGSAV from the coding sequence ATGGAACCCACTTCTCCGTTGACCGCTTTTTCACCCGACATGTTCATGCGGAATTTCGCCGAGTCCGAGCCGGGGCTTACCCGCAAAGGTGCCGCCGAAGAGTCCAACCGATGTCTCTACTGCTACGACGCTCCTTGTATCAAGGCCTGCCCGACGGGAATCAACATTCCTTCTTTCATTAAACGCATCGCCACGGACAACCTGAAAGGCGCCGCGCACACGATTATGGAGTCCAACCCGGTAGGCGCAAGCTGCGCTCGCGTCTGCCCTACCGAAGAGCTGTGCGAAGGAGCCTGCGTGCTGAACGACGCTTCCGAGCCGATTCAGATCGGTCTGCTCCAGCGTTATGCGACGGATTGGGCGATGAATAATGATGTGACGCTGTTCAAGGCCGGTTCTCTGAGCGGGAAGAAGGTTGCCGTGATCGGCGGCGGTCCGGCCGGACTGTCGGCCGCCAGAGAACTGGCTCGCGAAGGCTTCTCCGTCGTGATTTATGAAGCGAGAGAACTGGCCGGAGGCCTCGACACGCACGGCATCGTTTCCTTCCGTCTGCCGCAGTCCGTCTCCCTGTGGGAAGTGGAGCAGGTCGAGAAGCTCGGCGTGGAGATCCGCACGGGCGTCAAGGTAGGGACGGATGTAACGGTGGATGAGCTGAAAGCCGAATACGACGCCATCGTGCTTGCCGCCGGTATGGGCTACGTTCCTGGGCTCGGCATCCCGGGCGAGGAGCTGGACGGCGTATATGACGCCATCAAGCTGGTGGAATCGACCAAGACGGGCGTCTCCAACCTGCAGCTGACCGGTCAGCGCGTTGCTGTAATCGGCGCCGGAAACACGGCAATCGACGCCGCAACCTGCTCCGTGCGGCTCGGAGCCGCCAATGTGAAGATGGTCTACCGCCGTACCCGGGAGGAGATGACCGCCTATGATTTCGAATACGAATTCGCCAAGCAGGAAGGCGTTGAGTTCAGCTGGCTGACGCTGCCGAAGCGCATTATCGGCGACGGGCTAGGCAAGGTGACTGGCCTGGAATGCGTCAGCATGAAGCTGACCGGCGAGACCGGCGGCGACGGCAGGCTGAAACCGATGCCGGTGGAAGGCTCCGAATTCATCATGCCGGTGGATGCCGTCGTGCTGGCGATTGGCCAGATGCGCCATACCGGCCTGATCGAGCATCTCGGTCTTGAGCACGAGTGGGGCGTCGTCACAATCGACGAGGCGACCCACCGGACCTCCGATCCGCAAATTTATGCGGCGGGCGATATCGTCTTCGGCTTCGGCAAAGGCGAAGCCATGGTGGTATCCGCGGCCCAGCAGGGCAAAACAGCCGCCCACGCCATCATTAAGCAGTTCTCGCCGCAGCAGGACAGCGTTGTCGGCTCTGCAGTATAA
- a CDS encoding PucR family transcriptional regulator yields the protein MDWELVFTIREALKRPLFADAIVVGGATGLDRAIRWVHVLESSSFESLIHGQEMILTTGIGMSVDLPSSLEFLEYLIQKNAACLCIELGTYFSSVPEELIALADQHDFPLIVFKRTVRFVDITLDLHSLIINRHHRMLEELERISREFHRLTLTSQGTVKVLQLLTKSTRTQILYMQLQGKPQFFPALSPEEQGPLLRFFSAFYEEMEGVHQPDAAPIFRELSGKTVVLKPVGALDQTWAYLLMVCPHKPQEFDCLLLDSASLSIAQELLRTRYMEERKLFSENLWVDELINGRIDDDNRLKSLIGPDFGVVNELPYRVCLIEIENPRNVKWNSSENEWESITFHLSLVLRSIFEKYSFRPLITLKNNRLTVIALDIQSKLPGRTRLQQALEALQNIRSDEKLKDLKLMIGVGKSHTQLKKAPTGYREAVQALSLYPCHQKPILFYEELGVFQLLLNLNDGTTLQNFIRTYLGPLIDHDQQKGSELLLTLRVYLDHDGSKQIAARKLFIVRQSLYYRLDKITELLGEDFMSPENRISIQVALRAYQFLYPEKLTPPSSRSLPL from the coding sequence ATGGACTGGGAACTAGTATTTACCATTCGGGAAGCGCTGAAAAGACCGCTGTTCGCCGATGCGATCGTCGTCGGAGGAGCCACGGGGCTGGACCGGGCGATCCGCTGGGTGCATGTGCTGGAAAGCTCCAGCTTCGAGAGCCTGATTCACGGCCAGGAAATGATACTTACAACGGGCATCGGGATGAGTGTCGATCTCCCTTCCTCCCTGGAATTTCTGGAATACCTGATCCAAAAGAACGCCGCCTGTCTGTGCATCGAGCTGGGCACGTACTTCAGCTCCGTACCGGAGGAACTGATCGCGCTGGCGGACCAGCATGATTTTCCGCTCATCGTCTTTAAACGCACGGTACGGTTCGTCGATATTACGCTCGACCTGCATTCGCTGATCATCAACCGCCACCACCGCATGCTGGAGGAACTGGAGAGAATCTCCCGCGAATTCCACCGGCTGACGCTGACCTCGCAGGGGACGGTTAAGGTGCTTCAATTGCTGACCAAAAGCACGCGCACGCAAATTCTCTACATGCAGCTGCAAGGCAAGCCGCAATTCTTCCCCGCGCTGTCGCCGGAGGAGCAGGGGCCGCTGCTGCGCTTCTTCTCGGCCTTTTACGAGGAGATGGAGGGAGTGCACCAGCCGGACGCGGCCCCCATCTTCCGTGAACTCAGCGGCAAGACGGTCGTGCTCAAGCCGGTCGGCGCTCTCGACCAGACCTGGGCCTACCTGCTGATGGTCTGCCCCCACAAGCCGCAGGAGTTCGACTGTCTGCTGCTCGACTCCGCCTCGCTGTCCATCGCGCAGGAGCTGCTGCGCACGCGCTACATGGAGGAGCGCAAGCTTTTTTCCGAAAATCTGTGGGTCGACGAATTGATCAACGGGCGCATCGACGACGATAACAGGCTTAAGAGCCTGATCGGACCGGATTTCGGCGTCGTCAACGAGCTGCCTTACCGCGTGTGCCTGATCGAGATCGAGAATCCCCGAAACGTAAAATGGAACAGCTCGGAGAACGAATGGGAATCAATTACGTTTCACCTTTCGCTCGTCCTGCGTTCCATTTTTGAAAAATATTCGTTCCGGCCGCTGATTACGCTGAAAAACAACCGTCTGACCGTCATCGCATTGGACATTCAGTCCAAACTGCCCGGCCGGACCCGGCTGCAGCAGGCGCTGGAAGCCCTGCAGAACATCCGCTCCGACGAGAAGCTGAAGGATCTTAAGTTAATGATCGGCGTCGGCAAATCACACACCCAGCTGAAGAAGGCCCCTACGGGCTACCGCGAAGCAGTGCAGGCGCTCTCCCTCTATCCCTGTCACCAGAAGCCGATTCTGTTCTACGAAGAGCTTGGCGTCTTCCAGCTTCTGCTGAACTTGAACGACGGCACGACGCTGCAGAACTTTATCCGCACCTATCTCGGCCCGCTGATCGACCACGACCAGCAGAAGGGCAGCGAGCTGCTGCTGACGCTCCGGGTCTACCTGGATCATGACGGGTCCAAGCAGATCGCGGCGCGCAAGCTGTTCATCGTCAGACAATCACTGTACTACCGGCTCGACAAAATAACCGAACTGCTCGGCGAGGACTTCATGTCGCCGGAGAACCGCATATCGATTCAGGTCGCGCTGCGGGCCTATCAGTTCCTGTACCCGGAGAAACTTACTCCGCCCAGCTCCCGTTCATTACCTCTTTAA
- a CDS encoding aspartate aminotransferase family protein, whose translation MLNTGIESELAISKDRKYLWHHISPYSEANPPMIAASASGSWITDIDGKKYLDGMSGLWCVNVGYGRKELAEAAYNQLLSLPYFPLTQSHMPAILLAEKLNEWLGDEYVIFFSNSGSEANEAAFKMVRQYQQQIGQHYRHKFIARYRGYHGNSFGALSATGQAQRKYKYEPLSGGFLHVAPPDSYRRPAGQSVEEFNLQMAQQIEDTIVWEGAETVGAVIMEPVITGGGVLVPHQVYMDRVQEICKKHGVLLIIDEVICGFGRSGRRFGHHNFGVKPDIVTMAKGLTSAYLPLSATAVRKEIYEVFKDNSDDYGYFRHINTFGGNPAACALGLRNLEIMEQENLVERGDLLGKRLSAGLSELLDHKLVGDVRSFGLITGIELVADKNTKEPAPLDTVKGIIAECKAKGLIIGKNGDTVAGFNNVLTFAPPLASTDDDIQFILDTFKEVMNGSWAE comes from the coding sequence ATGCTCAACACGGGGATAGAGAGCGAGCTTGCAATCAGCAAAGACCGGAAATACCTGTGGCATCACATTTCGCCTTACAGCGAGGCCAATCCGCCGATGATCGCCGCTTCCGCGAGCGGTTCGTGGATTACCGATATTGATGGAAAAAAATATCTGGACGGCATGTCAGGCCTTTGGTGCGTCAATGTAGGCTACGGCCGCAAGGAGTTGGCCGAAGCCGCGTATAACCAGCTCCTCAGCCTGCCTTATTTTCCGCTGACGCAGAGCCATATGCCGGCTATTCTGCTGGCGGAGAAGCTGAATGAATGGCTGGGAGACGAATATGTCATCTTCTTCTCCAACAGCGGCTCGGAAGCGAATGAAGCGGCCTTTAAAATGGTGCGGCAGTACCAGCAGCAGATCGGCCAGCATTACCGGCACAAGTTCATTGCCCGCTACCGGGGGTATCACGGCAATTCATTCGGCGCCCTGTCCGCGACGGGGCAGGCCCAGCGCAAATACAAATACGAGCCGCTAAGCGGCGGCTTCCTGCACGTAGCTCCGCCGGACAGCTACCGCCGTCCCGCAGGGCAGTCCGTGGAGGAATTCAATCTGCAGATGGCCCAGCAGATCGAGGATACCATCGTCTGGGAAGGCGCTGAGACGGTAGGGGCGGTCATCATGGAGCCGGTCATTACCGGCGGCGGCGTCCTTGTGCCTCATCAGGTCTACATGGACCGTGTGCAGGAAATCTGCAAGAAACACGGCGTGCTGCTCATTATCGACGAAGTCATCTGCGGCTTCGGACGGTCGGGGCGCCGGTTCGGGCATCATAACTTCGGCGTGAAGCCGGATATCGTGACGATGGCCAAAGGGCTGACCAGCGCCTATCTTCCGCTGTCGGCGACCGCCGTCCGCAAAGAGATTTACGAAGTCTTCAAGGATAACAGCGACGACTACGGCTATTTCCGCCATATCAATACGTTCGGCGGCAATCCCGCCGCCTGCGCGCTGGGACTCCGCAACCTGGAAATCATGGAGCAGGAAAATCTCGTCGAACGCGGCGATCTTCTCGGCAAGCGGCTGAGCGCCGGGCTGTCCGAGCTGCTGGATCACAAGTTGGTCGGCGACGTCCGCAGCTTCGGCCTGATCACCGGCATTGAACTGGTGGCGGATAAGAATACGAAAGAGCCGGCTCCGCTTGATACGGTGAAGGGCATTATTGCCGAATGCAAGGCCAAAGGCCTGATTATCGGCAAGAACGGCGATACGGTCGCGGGATTCAATAACGTGCTGACTTTCGCCCCTCCGCTCGCCTCGACCGATGACGATATCCAGTTTATCCTGGATACATTTAAAGAGGTAATGAACGGGAGCTGGGCGGAGTAA
- a CDS encoding CoA-acylating methylmalonate-semialdehyde dehydrogenase has product MSLLVKRTEKVRNFINGQWVESTSGREEEVFDPATGEVIAYVPLSSREELDAAVAAAKSSFASWKKVAVPRRARYFFEYQRLLLKHAEELAELITLENGKSLEEARGEVQRGVECVEFAAGAPTLMMGSQLPDIATGIESGMYRYPLGVVGGIAPFNFPMMVPCWMFPLAIACGNTFVLKPSERTPLLVGRLAELFAEAGFPPGVLNVVHGAHEVVNGMLEHEDIKAISFVGSQPVAEYVYKNGTAHGKRVQALAGAKNHSIVLPDADMDNAVKNIIAAAFGSAGERCMACSVVVAHEAIADDLVARLQAAADNLKIGSGLEAGVFLGPVIRQSNKERTVSYIEAGVREQASLVRDGRKDAAAEGAGYFIGPTIFDHVKPGMTIWQDEIFAPVLAVIRVKDLAEAIGVTNRSPFANGACIYTDSAKAIREFREEIDAGMLGVNLGVPAPMAFFPFSGYKKSFYGDLHANGRDGVEFYTRKKMITARY; this is encoded by the coding sequence ATGTCTTTATTGGTCAAACGGACCGAAAAAGTGAGAAATTTTATCAACGGGCAATGGGTAGAGTCGACTTCCGGACGGGAGGAGGAGGTGTTCGATCCCGCAACGGGCGAAGTGATCGCTTACGTGCCGCTGTCCAGCCGTGAAGAACTAGATGCGGCGGTTGCTGCGGCGAAATCGTCTTTTGCAAGCTGGAAAAAGGTGGCCGTCCCCCGCCGCGCCCGCTATTTCTTCGAATATCAGCGGCTGCTGCTGAAGCATGCGGAGGAGCTGGCGGAGCTGATTACGCTGGAGAACGGTAAAAGCCTGGAAGAAGCGCGCGGCGAGGTGCAGCGCGGCGTCGAATGCGTGGAGTTTGCCGCAGGCGCTCCTACCCTGATGATGGGCAGCCAGCTGCCGGACATCGCCACGGGCATCGAATCGGGGATGTACCGCTATCCGCTCGGCGTCGTCGGCGGGATCGCGCCGTTCAACTTCCCGATGATGGTGCCGTGCTGGATGTTCCCGCTGGCGATTGCCTGCGGCAACACCTTTGTGCTGAAGCCGTCGGAGCGGACGCCGCTTCTCGTCGGCCGGCTGGCCGAACTGTTCGCGGAGGCGGGCTTTCCGCCGGGCGTGCTGAATGTGGTGCACGGTGCGCATGAGGTCGTGAACGGAATGCTGGAGCATGAGGACATCAAGGCCATATCCTTCGTCGGTTCCCAGCCGGTCGCGGAGTACGTCTACAAGAACGGAACCGCGCACGGCAAACGGGTCCAGGCGCTGGCCGGCGCCAAGAACCATTCCATCGTACTGCCCGACGCGGATATGGATAACGCGGTCAAGAACATTATCGCCGCTGCCTTCGGCTCCGCGGGCGAGCGCTGCATGGCCTGCTCGGTCGTGGTTGCTCATGAGGCGATAGCCGACGATCTGGTCGCGCGCCTCCAGGCTGCCGCCGACAATCTCAAAATCGGCAGCGGCCTGGAAGCCGGGGTGTTCCTCGGACCGGTCATCCGCCAGTCGAATAAGGAACGGACAGTCTCGTATATCGAAGCTGGAGTGCGCGAGCAGGCGTCGCTTGTCCGGGACGGCAGGAAGGACGCCGCCGCCGAAGGAGCCGGATACTTCATCGGCCCGACGATATTCGATCATGTGAAGCCGGGAATGACGATCTGGCAGGACGAGATTTTCGCCCCGGTGCTGGCCGTTATTCGCGTCAAGGATCTGGCGGAAGCGATTGGAGTCACCAATCGTTCGCCGTTCGCCAACGGCGCCTGCATCTACACCGACAGCGCCAAGGCGATCCGCGAGTTCCGGGAAGAGATCGACGCCGGCATGCTGGGAGTCAATCTAGGCGTGCCCGCACCGATGGCTTTCTTCCCATTCTCGGGCTACAAGAAGTCGTTCTACGGGGACCTGCATGCCAACGGACGCGACGGCGTAGAGTTTTATACACGCAAAAAAATGATCACAGCCCGCTACTGA
- a CDS encoding ABC transporter substrate-binding protein: protein MSVKNRKFRGVLLMAVMALVLSMLAGCGGNNNASSGNAPAASTGSSAAPEASMAPAADPIPVKLQLKWVPQAQFAGYYVALSKGYFKDEGLDVQILPGGPDIVPEQQVAGGSADIGVDWVASLLTSQEQEMPLVQIAQIYQKSGLVLVSKKSANINSPADLKGKRVGNWMGGNEFELLALFDKYKIDSNKDVKFTKQGFTMDQFLGGELDAASAMTYNEYQVVLESGVKAEDLNVIDMNDEGVAMLEDNLFANKEWLEANKETAAKFVRASLKGWKDAIADPAAAVDIVMEQAEAGSTTKEHQLKMMEEVAKLIQPEGFDISKLGYTDEAAFKQTADIAFKFGVIKKEANLSEAYTNEIMDMASK from the coding sequence ATGAGCGTAAAAAACAGAAAATTTCGCGGTGTGCTGTTAATGGCGGTAATGGCGTTGGTGCTGTCGATGCTTGCAGGTTGCGGAGGGAACAATAATGCTTCTTCCGGAAACGCGCCGGCCGCTTCAACGGGAAGCTCGGCAGCTCCGGAAGCAAGCATGGCGCCGGCGGCAGATCCGATTCCAGTCAAGCTTCAGCTGAAATGGGTGCCACAGGCTCAATTTGCCGGGTACTATGTCGCGCTCAGCAAAGGATACTTCAAGGATGAAGGTCTGGACGTTCAAATCCTGCCCGGCGGACCGGATATCGTGCCCGAGCAGCAGGTGGCGGGCGGATCGGCCGATATCGGCGTCGATTGGGTAGCGAGTCTGCTGACGAGCCAAGAGCAGGAAATGCCGCTGGTGCAAATCGCCCAAATTTACCAAAAGAGCGGTCTCGTGCTGGTCTCCAAGAAATCGGCGAACATCAACAGTCCGGCTGATTTGAAAGGCAAACGTGTCGGCAACTGGATGGGCGGCAACGAGTTCGAGCTGCTGGCGCTGTTCGATAAGTACAAGATCGATTCGAATAAAGATGTCAAATTTACGAAACAAGGCTTTACGATGGACCAATTCCTCGGCGGCGAGCTGGATGCGGCATCTGCTATGACTTACAACGAGTACCAAGTTGTGCTGGAGTCGGGCGTCAAAGCCGAAGACCTGAATGTCATCGACATGAACGACGAAGGCGTCGCTATGCTGGAAGACAATCTGTTCGCCAACAAGGAATGGCTGGAAGCTAATAAAGAGACGGCGGCGAAATTCGTCCGCGCTTCGCTTAAAGGCTGGAAGGACGCCATCGCCGATCCGGCGGCGGCAGTGGACATTGTGATGGAGCAGGCGGAAGCGGGCAGCACGACGAAAGAGCATCAGCTGAAAATGATGGAAGAAGTCGCCAAATTGATTCAGCCGGAAGGCTTCGACATCTCCAAGCTGGGCTACACGGACGAAGCCGCATTCAAGCAAACCGCAGACATTGCCTTTAAGTTCGGCGTAATCAAGAAAGAGGCCAATCTGTCCGAGGCGTACACGAACGAAATTATGGACATGGCTTCTAAATAA